Proteins from one Leptospira bourretii genomic window:
- the xseA gene encoding exodeoxyribonuclease VII large subunit: METVDSSLSVSEVNRLIKAKLQDSPEFKNIWIRGEISNHSQTNSSGHMYFSLKDTASVIKCAFFSFQAKNYKGTPLRNGMEILVYGSVSVYEPGGYYSITVQKVEEIGEGDILLKIEKLKKSLHEKGIFDLTHKRPLPKFPKRLGIVTSPKGAAVEDIIRIATDLNPSIQILVSPCLVQGDGAESSIIEAIREINDPKWEVDVIIAGRGGGSFEDLMAFNQEAVVMAYYNSRIPIISAVGHEIDRVLTDLAADATTPTPTAAAKLAIPNVSDTLIRLDEMEERLKAALNGVVRLGKEKWAGIIGRSVFQNPKTLLEVRSTTLDELMTKISLLGKNYLVRKQSEFQKFDTLTQNWKSYLERIQNKFTLAEQRLIHFSPLGTLQRGYSVVRNKDKQVISSIHKIKENESLEVFLSDGKLLVEVKEKI, from the coding sequence ATGGAAACAGTAGATTCATCGCTCAGTGTCAGTGAAGTCAATCGGCTGATCAAAGCCAAACTTCAAGATTCTCCTGAATTCAAAAATATTTGGATTCGGGGAGAAATCTCAAATCATTCCCAAACCAATAGTTCGGGGCATATGTATTTCTCTCTGAAAGATACGGCTAGTGTCATCAAATGTGCCTTCTTTTCCTTCCAGGCAAAAAACTATAAAGGAACACCTCTTCGCAATGGAATGGAGATTTTGGTTTATGGTTCTGTTTCTGTGTATGAACCAGGCGGATATTATAGCATTACCGTGCAAAAAGTAGAAGAAATCGGTGAAGGGGATATCCTCTTAAAAATTGAGAAACTGAAAAAAAGCCTACATGAAAAAGGAATTTTTGATCTAACTCACAAACGCCCTCTTCCAAAATTTCCGAAACGTTTAGGCATTGTCACTTCTCCCAAAGGGGCTGCCGTTGAAGACATCATTCGGATTGCTACAGACCTCAATCCTTCCATTCAAATTTTAGTTTCACCATGTCTTGTCCAAGGTGATGGGGCAGAAAGTTCCATCATAGAAGCCATAAGAGAAATCAATGATCCGAAATGGGAAGTGGATGTCATCATTGCAGGCCGAGGCGGTGGATCCTTTGAAGATCTTATGGCCTTCAACCAAGAAGCAGTGGTCATGGCGTATTACAATTCTCGAATTCCAATTATCTCAGCTGTGGGTCATGAAATTGACAGGGTACTCACAGACTTAGCAGCGGATGCAACAACTCCTACTCCCACGGCTGCTGCAAAACTAGCCATCCCCAATGTTTCAGATACCCTTATCCGTTTGGATGAAATGGAAGAGAGACTGAAAGCAGCGCTTAATGGTGTTGTGCGTTTGGGAAAAGAAAAATGGGCAGGGATCATAGGAAGGTCAGTATTTCAAAATCCGAAAACTCTCTTAGAGGTAAGATCCACGACTCTTGATGAACTCATGACAAAAATTTCCCTCCTTGGGAAAAACTATTTGGTACGCAAACAAAGTGAATTTCAAAAGTTTGATACCTTAACACAGAACTGGAAATCTTATTTAGAACGAATTCAAAATAAATTTACCCTCGCAGAACAACGATTAATTCATTTTTCACCTCTTGGAACTTTACAAAGAGGTTACTCTGTGGTTCGAAATAAGGACAAACAAGTTATATCCTCCATTCATAAAATCAAAGAAAATGAGAGTTTAGAAGTTTTTCTTTCTGATGGAAAACTTCTTGTAGAAGTAAAAGAAAAAATATAG
- a CDS encoding exodeoxyribonuclease VII small subunit produces MVEKKTVSFEEALRELEDIAEKLERGTLSLEESIKAYERGMELKKVCSERLVDAEAKIEFLSKAPSGEIVKSSVKKKKDESPSKPVEEDLF; encoded by the coding sequence ATGGTTGAGAAAAAAACAGTTAGCTTTGAAGAAGCACTTCGTGAATTAGAAGACATTGCCGAAAAATTAGAACGAGGAACTCTTTCTTTAGAAGAATCCATCAAAGCCTATGAAAGAGGAATGGAACTAAAAAAAGTTTGTTCAGAAAGATTAGTCGATGCAGAAGCAAAAATTGAATTTTTATCGAAGGCTCCCAGTGGTGAAATTGTAAAATCATCAGTGAAAAAAAAGAAAGATGAAAGTCCTTCGAAACCAGTGGAAGAAGATTTATTTTAA
- a CDS encoding AI-2E family transporter — protein MNWIKNKNETIVYLLLGAIFLGTCLTLFFVFKPFLWASFLALLFYLTTRKTHKKLKNLLGVKFHGLSPYIMVILMLAGVFIPSYLILSTLIRESLNLVSYIRNQLTEESIVALLLNSPMLTDFFTENEFFWIKLPLMYREYVGQHMDILNLDSIYSLLKNSSGFLLGSFEVPGAIIFNAFFTFILLFFLYKEGSRMEHGLFVLLPFPTEIEERLGRRIEEAIRTVMMGNLFISLLQGALIYVLLLFTSVSNKFLLSSIATIFSLIPVVGTSVVWLPIGLYIGLVQENWTGSILFMIAGGASYLILENLVKPKILDKKLKTHPFLIFLSLIGGLQEFGVAGIIIGPMALTLVIILWDFWKIFRETRFQTT, from the coding sequence ATGAATTGGATTAAAAATAAAAATGAAACAATCGTATACCTACTACTCGGTGCGATTTTTTTAGGAACCTGTCTTACATTATTTTTTGTTTTTAAACCCTTCCTTTGGGCGAGTTTCCTTGCCTTATTATTTTACCTCACCACAAGGAAAACTCATAAAAAACTAAAGAATCTTTTAGGTGTTAAGTTTCATGGATTGTCTCCCTATATCATGGTCATCCTGATGCTTGCGGGAGTATTCATCCCTTCCTATCTCATTCTCTCTACTTTGATAAGAGAATCATTAAACTTAGTCAGTTATATTAGAAACCAACTCACTGAAGAATCAATCGTTGCATTGTTACTCAATAGTCCGATGTTGACAGATTTTTTTACTGAAAATGAATTCTTTTGGATTAAACTACCTCTGATGTACCGCGAGTATGTGGGCCAACATATGGATATTCTAAACTTAGATTCCATTTATAGTTTATTAAAAAACTCTTCTGGTTTTTTACTTGGTTCATTTGAAGTACCTGGTGCCATCATCTTCAATGCATTTTTTACGTTTATTCTACTTTTCTTTTTATACAAAGAAGGAAGTAGGATGGAACATGGACTTTTTGTTTTGTTACCGTTCCCAACGGAAATAGAAGAGAGACTAGGTAGAAGAATAGAAGAAGCCATTCGTACGGTAATGATGGGGAACCTTTTTATTTCCTTGTTACAAGGTGCTCTAATCTATGTTTTGTTACTCTTTACTTCTGTTTCAAATAAGTTTTTACTTTCTAGTATTGCTACGATTTTTTCATTAATCCCCGTTGTCGGAACATCTGTTGTATGGTTACCGATTGGACTTTATATCGGTTTAGTCCAAGAGAATTGGACAGGCAGTATTCTTTTTATGATCGCAGGTGGAGCAAGTTATTTGATTTTAGAAAACTTAGTGAAACCAAAAATTTTAGACAAAAAACTAAAAACGCATCCATTTTTAATTTTTCTCTCTCTTATTGGCGGTTTACAAGAGTTTGGTGTTGCAGGAATTATCATTGGACCAATGGCTTTAACCCTTGTCATCATCCTATGGGATTTTTGGAAAATTTTTAGAGAAACTCGTTTTCAGACCACGTAA